A single genomic interval of Nodosilinea sp. PGN35 harbors:
- the gvpN gene encoding gas vesicle protein GvpN has product MNTVLQARPRNFVSTPTLERTTLRALRYLQSGYSIHLKGPAGTGKTTLALHLADLLARPIMLLFGDDEFKTSDLIGNQSGYTRKKVVDNYIHSVMKVEDELRHNWIDSRLTLACREGFTMVYDEFNRSRPEVNNVLLSALEEKLLVLPPSNNRAEYIRVSPHFRAILTSNPEEYCGVHGTQDALQDRLITINMPEPDELAQQQILVQKVGIDGSAALQIVQLVKAFQAQAAPDMVSSLRPSLMIATICHDHGILPLAENADFRDVCSDILLARSKEPAPDATRHLWNLFNRFVVSQATLVNDLTLKPENQPVARFHGEEEDDASLQTPESPVEAVPDTVAAAEPVAAEAPPGVVLADDQGEAPGEAPAASEVVAAESPKISASDDVETRIFDYLDVTGTATLATIEAALGLNRFQMVNALRSMLDQNLIEKHETEGQPTGYQLSSN; this is encoded by the coding sequence GTGAACACCGTTCTCCAAGCCCGCCCCCGCAACTTTGTCTCCACCCCCACCCTGGAGCGCACCACCCTCAGAGCCCTGCGGTACCTGCAATCGGGGTACTCTATTCATCTCAAAGGCCCGGCTGGCACCGGCAAAACTACCCTGGCCCTGCACCTGGCCGACCTGCTGGCCCGCCCGATCATGCTGCTGTTTGGCGATGACGAGTTCAAGACCTCTGACCTGATCGGCAACCAGTCGGGCTACACCCGCAAGAAGGTCGTAGACAACTACATCCACAGCGTCATGAAGGTGGAGGACGAGCTGCGCCACAACTGGATTGACTCGCGCCTCACCCTGGCCTGCCGCGAGGGCTTCACCATGGTGTACGACGAGTTCAACCGTTCGCGTCCCGAGGTCAACAACGTGCTGCTGTCGGCCCTCGAAGAAAAACTCCTGGTGCTGCCCCCCAGCAACAACCGGGCCGAATACATCCGCGTCAGCCCCCACTTCCGCGCCATTCTCACCTCTAACCCCGAAGAGTACTGCGGTGTCCACGGCACCCAGGACGCCCTGCAAGACCGCCTGATCACCATCAACATGCCCGAGCCCGACGAGCTGGCCCAGCAGCAAATTTTGGTGCAAAAGGTGGGCATTGATGGCTCTGCCGCGCTGCAAATTGTGCAGCTGGTCAAGGCGTTTCAGGCCCAGGCCGCGCCCGATATGGTCTCAAGCCTGCGCCCCAGCCTGATGATTGCCACCATCTGCCACGACCACGGCATTCTGCCTTTGGCTGAAAATGCTGACTTCCGCGACGTGTGCAGCGATATTTTGCTGGCCCGCTCCAAAGAGCCCGCCCCCGACGCCACCCGCCATTTGTGGAATCTCTTTAACCGCTTCGTGGTTTCCCAGGCGACCCTGGTCAATGACCTCACCCTCAAACCTGAGAACCAGCCAGTGGCCCGCTTCCACGGCGAAGAAGAGGATGACGCCTCCCTCCAGACCCCTGAAAGCCCGGTCGAGGCGGTGCCGGACACCGTAGCCGCAGCTGAGCCTGTTGCGGCTGAAGCCCCTCCTGGGGTCGTTCTCGCCGACGATCAGGGCGAAGCCCCAGGGGAAGCACCTGCTGCGAGCGAGGTGGTAGCGGCTGAGTCTCCCAAAATCAGCGCCAGCGACGATGTTGAAACCCGCATTTTCGACTATCTCGATGTAACCGGCACCGCAACTCTCGCTACTATCGAGGCAGCCCTGGGATTAAACCGCTTTCAAATGGTCAACGCCCTGAGATCAATGCTGGATCAAAATCTGATCGAGAAGCACGAAACCGAGGGACAGCCCACCGGCTACCAGCTGAGTTCTAACTGA
- a CDS encoding gas vesicle protein has protein sequence MTTSTSATRPQPGRSMATATQGSSLVDVIERVLDKGIVIAGDISVSVGSTELLSIRIRLIISSVDKAREIGINWWESDPYLSSRTSELLEANQQLQTRLETLEAELKALRPAETVG, from the coding sequence GTGACCACCTCTACCTCCGCGACCCGCCCCCAACCCGGTCGCAGCATGGCTACCGCCACCCAGGGCTCTTCCCTAGTGGATGTAATTGAGCGAGTGCTCGACAAAGGTATTGTGATTGCTGGAGATATCTCAGTCTCCGTCGGCTCTACCGAGCTGCTGAGCATTCGCATTCGTCTGATCATTTCCTCAGTGGATAAGGCCCGCGAGATTGGCATCAACTGGTGGGAGAGCGACCCCTACCTCAGCAGCCGCACCAGTGAGCTGTTAGAAGCCAATCAGCAGCTCCAGACTCGTCTAGAAACCCTGGAAGCCGAACTCAAGGCTCTCCGCCCCGCCGAAACCGTGGGCTAG